One genomic segment of Burkholderiales bacterium includes these proteins:
- a CDS encoding TusE/DsrC/DsvC family sulfur relay protein, with translation MELPKRDGDGYLVDMNEWTPEIGRAMAEADGVTLSDDQWDQIMKARQYYEEFGSVPPIRKFAKYIGRDQQELFKIWMTGPMKPITKYGGLPKPTGCV, from the coding sequence ATGGAATTGCCCAAGCGCGATGGCGATGGCTATCTGGTTGACATGAACGAGTGGACGCCGGAAATCGGCCGGGCCATGGCGGAAGCGGACGGGGTGACCCTGAGCGATGACCAGTGGGACCAGATCATGAAGGCCCGCCAGTACTACGAGGAATTCGGCTCGGTGCCGCCGATCCGCAAGTTTGCCAAGTACATCGGCCGGGATCAGCAGGAGCTGTTCAAAATCTGGATGACCGGCCCCATGAAGCCCATCACCAAATACGGTGGCCTGCCCAAGCC